One genomic region from Streptomyces sp. NBC_01431 encodes:
- a CDS encoding DUF1844 domain-containing protein, whose translation MSETPPNQPADFDTMARDIAEVPAVEVIVTVAVNLMSAAAVKLGLTEEGDQYKDLDEARKLVHALAGLLDAGATEISSFHAAPLRDGLKSLQLAFREASVVPDEPGQGPGEKYTGAVFG comes from the coding sequence ATGAGTGAAACGCCCCCCAATCAGCCCGCAGACTTCGACACCATGGCCCGCGACATCGCGGAGGTTCCCGCCGTCGAGGTGATCGTGACGGTCGCCGTGAACCTGATGAGCGCCGCCGCCGTGAAGCTCGGTCTTACCGAGGAGGGCGACCAGTACAAGGACCTCGACGAGGCCCGCAAGCTGGTGCACGCCCTGGCCGGTCTGCTCGACGCCGGGGCGACCGAGATCTCGTCCTTCCACGCGGCCCCGCTGCGCGACGGCCTGAAGTCGCTCCAGCTGGCGTTCCGCGAGGCGTCGGTCGTGCCGGACGAGCCGGGCCAGGGGCCGGGCGAGAAGTACACCGGGGCCGTCTTCGGCTGA
- the rplT gene encoding 50S ribosomal protein L20, translated as MARVKRAVNAHKKRRAILEAASGYRGQRSRLYRKAKEQVTHSLVYNYNDRKKRKGDFRQLWIQRINAAARQNGMTYNRLIQGLKAANIEVDRKILAELAVNDANAFAALVEVAQKALPSDVNAPKAA; from the coding sequence GTGGCACGCGTCAAGCGGGCAGTAAACGCCCACAAGAAGCGCCGGGCGATCCTCGAGGCGGCCTCCGGCTACCGCGGTCAGCGTTCGCGCCTGTACCGCAAGGCCAAGGAGCAGGTCACCCACTCGCTGGTCTACAACTACAACGACCGCAAGAAGCGCAAGGGCGACTTCCGTCAGCTGTGGATCCAGCGCATCAACGCCGCTGCCCGCCAGAACGGCATGACGTACAACCGCCTCATCCAGGGTCTGAAGGCCGCCAACATCGAGGTGGACCGCAAGATCCTGGCCGAGCTCGCGGTCAACGACGCCAACGCGTTCGCCGCGCTCGTCGAGGTGGCCCAGAAGGCCCTCCCGAGCGACGTCAACGCCCCGAAGGCCGCGTAA
- a CDS encoding DUF2510 domain-containing protein translates to MTMTTPPGWYPDPGAPGVERWWDGTAWTGHTRAQGEQAYGPSRPVTPSQPVTVVAGSPTPRRRGPLVAAAVVVLVAAAVGGVALLGKGDAGTPKAAGSTTGITATGATNSPTPKASSQPSSDPHTLVDQLNGITLPIPDGWEKTDDMVSGLVTMQTKDTYNCPGDSGFCPHGRVTTTTATSTDLKTAEAIAKHDIGDAANATYDRDPAGSRLYGGITSHREVRTGPVVVNGRTGYLVRWEVRTGAGPGGYVESLAFPSTVGSEAMIIARFAFDAGPAGPPLALMDTITRGITPIGGGQNGGVGSSLAPPSL, encoded by the coding sequence ATGACCATGACGACCCCGCCCGGCTGGTACCCGGACCCGGGCGCGCCCGGTGTCGAGCGCTGGTGGGACGGCACAGCCTGGACCGGCCACACCAGAGCGCAGGGAGAGCAGGCTTACGGGCCGAGCCGGCCGGTCACCCCGTCCCAGCCGGTCACCGTCGTCGCCGGGTCTCCCACGCCGCGGCGCCGTGGTCCGCTGGTGGCGGCCGCGGTCGTGGTCCTGGTGGCCGCGGCCGTCGGCGGGGTCGCGCTCCTCGGTAAAGGCGACGCCGGGACGCCGAAGGCGGCGGGCAGCACCACGGGCATCACGGCGACCGGTGCCACCAACTCCCCGACGCCGAAGGCGAGTTCGCAGCCCTCCAGCGACCCGCACACCCTCGTGGACCAGCTCAACGGCATCACCCTGCCGATCCCGGACGGCTGGGAGAAGACGGACGACATGGTCAGCGGGCTCGTCACCATGCAGACCAAGGACACCTACAACTGCCCCGGGGACTCCGGCTTCTGCCCCCACGGCAGGGTCACCACCACCACGGCGACCTCCACCGACCTGAAGACCGCCGAGGCCATCGCCAAGCACGACATCGGCGACGCGGCGAACGCCACCTACGACCGCGACCCGGCCGGTAGCCGCCTGTACGGCGGGATCACCTCGCACCGCGAGGTCAGGACCGGCCCCGTGGTGGTGAACGGCCGCACCGGCTACCTGGTGCGCTGGGAGGTCAGGACCGGTGCGGGGCCCGGCGGTTACGTCGAGTCGCTCGCCTTCCCCTCGACCGTCGGCAGCGAGGCGATGATCATCGCGAGGTTCGCCTTCGACGCGGGCCCCGCCGGGCCGCCGCTCGCCCTCATGGACACCATCACCCGGGGCATCACGCCCATCGGAGGCGGACAGAACGGCGGCGTCGGCAGCAGTCTCGCCCCGCCGTCCCTCTGA
- the rpmI gene encoding 50S ribosomal protein L35, which yields MPKNKSHSGASKRFKITGSGKVLRERAGKRHLLEHKSSKKTRSLTGTVVVAPADAKKIKKLLGK from the coding sequence ATGCCGAAGAACAAGTCGCACAGCGGTGCCAGCAAGCGCTTCAAGATCACCGGCTCCGGCAAGGTGCTCCGTGAGCGCGCCGGCAAGCGCCACCTGCTCGAGCACAAGTCGTCCAAGAAGACCCGCTCGCTGACGGGCACGGTCGTCGTGGCTCCGGCCGACGCCAAGAAGATCAAGAAGCTTCTCGGCAAGTGA
- a CDS encoding SseB family protein gives MALKNIPDSGFSDDDGTAAPELTAALAAWAQDRAAEPRVLAALSTARLLVPVVAMLGESEIDGHGLKREKTSDMAVPTLKAGDRTALPAFTSIEALARWDPEARPVAVPLHQALAAAVHEKADTVVIDLAGPVAYELKGAALLALAEGRTSADPLEDPSVLGAVRSAVAAVPAVLRAHLGPGSADGTLALVLADGEVPAEAARRVAELIAADETLRARLVRGLDLALLPPQAPPPNEPLFTR, from the coding sequence GTGGCGCTCAAGAACATTCCGGATTCCGGTTTCTCCGACGACGACGGCACTGCCGCCCCCGAACTGACCGCGGCGCTCGCCGCCTGGGCGCAGGACCGGGCGGCCGAGCCGCGGGTGCTCGCCGCGCTGAGCACGGCCAGGCTGCTCGTGCCCGTGGTGGCGATGCTCGGCGAGAGCGAGATCGACGGACACGGTCTGAAGCGGGAGAAGACCAGTGACATGGCCGTCCCCACCCTGAAGGCGGGCGACCGCACGGCGCTGCCCGCGTTCACGTCGATCGAGGCGCTGGCCCGGTGGGACCCCGAGGCCCGGCCGGTCGCCGTCCCGCTGCACCAGGCGCTGGCGGCCGCCGTGCACGAGAAGGCCGACACCGTGGTCATCGACCTCGCGGGTCCGGTCGCCTACGAACTGAAGGGCGCGGCCCTGCTGGCCCTGGCGGAGGGGCGCACCAGCGCGGACCCGCTGGAGGATCCGTCGGTGCTGGGCGCGGTGCGCTCGGCGGTGGCAGCCGTCCCGGCGGTGCTGCGTGCCCACCTCGGCCCCGGCAGCGCGGACGGCACGCTCGCCCTGGTCCTCGCCGACGGGGAGGTGCCGGCCGAGGCGGCCCGCCGGGTCGCCGAGCTGATCGCCGCCGACGAGACCCTGCGGGCCAGGCTGGTACGTGGCCTGGACCTCGCGCTGCTGCCGCCGCAGGCCCCGCCGCCGAACGAGCCGCTCTTCACCCGCTGA
- a CDS encoding sensor histidine kinase, whose protein sequence is MAVGMSSTGNSTALCPSARPDVLGFDPDDLPDGIVVADDKGQVICFNAAAVRITAVAKHEALGFPLERALPLEDLKGRRWWQLTDPYGGLAIRVGQPERNLLLPGGREVLVSARYVRERPTGPVRRVVVSLRSTEARRRTERSHAELIATVAHELRSPLTSVKGFTATLLAKWERFTDDQKRLMLETVDADANRVTRLIAELLDISRIDSGRLEVRRQPVDVPAAVGRHLQAHVASGQSPDRFLVRVQRPLPDLWADPDKIDQVLGNLLENAVRHGEGTVTIEVAPAPVRIDEHDEKGTAVTVSDEGPGIPEESMGRVFTRFWRGSKRGGTGLGLYIVKGIVEAHGGTITVGRGPGGGAQFRFILPVAAPAYLQ, encoded by the coding sequence ATGGCTGTCGGCATGAGCAGCACCGGCAACAGCACCGCGCTGTGTCCGTCCGCCCGTCCTGATGTCCTCGGCTTCGACCCCGACGACCTGCCCGACGGCATCGTGGTCGCCGACGACAAGGGGCAGGTGATCTGCTTCAACGCCGCCGCGGTGAGGATCACGGCGGTCGCCAAGCACGAGGCGCTCGGCTTCCCGCTGGAGCGCGCGCTGCCGCTCGAAGACCTCAAGGGCCGCCGCTGGTGGCAGCTCACCGACCCGTACGGCGGCCTCGCCATCCGGGTCGGCCAGCCCGAACGCAATCTGCTGCTGCCCGGCGGCCGCGAGGTGCTGGTCTCCGCACGCTACGTACGCGAGCGCCCGACCGGGCCCGTGCGCCGGGTCGTCGTCAGCCTGCGCTCCACCGAGGCCCGGCGGCGCACGGAGCGCTCGCACGCCGAACTCATCGCCACCGTCGCCCACGAACTGCGCTCCCCGCTGACCTCCGTGAAGGGTTTCACCGCGACCCTGCTGGCCAAGTGGGAGCGGTTCACCGACGACCAGAAGCGGCTGATGCTGGAGACCGTCGACGCGGACGCCAACCGCGTCACCCGGCTCATCGCCGAACTCCTCGACATCTCGCGCATCGACTCCGGGCGGCTCGAAGTGCGCCGCCAGCCGGTGGACGTCCCGGCCGCCGTCGGCCGCCACCTCCAGGCCCACGTCGCCTCCGGTCAGTCCCCGGACCGCTTCCTGGTGCGCGTCCAGCGGCCGCTGCCCGACCTCTGGGCGGATCCGGACAAGATCGACCAGGTACTCGGCAACCTGCTGGAAAACGCGGTGCGCCACGGCGAGGGAACCGTCACCATTGAGGTGGCACCAGCGCCCGTCCGCATTGACGAGCACGACGAGAAGGGAACGGCCGTCACCGTGAGCGACGAAGGCCCCGGCATCCCCGAGGAGTCGATGGGCCGCGTCTTCACCCGCTTCTGGCGGGGGAGCAAGCGCGGCGGGACGGGGCTCGGCCTGTACATCGTCAAGGGCATCGTCGAGGCGCACGGCGGCACCATCACGGTCGGCCGCGGCCCCGGCGGCGGCGCCCAGTTCCGATTTATCCTGCCCGTGGCGGCTCCGGCGTATCTCCAGTAG
- the infC gene encoding translation initiation factor IF-3, which yields MWCYRGGSISAEPRINDRIRVPEVRLVGPSGEQVGIVPLAKALELAQEYDLDLVEVAATARPPVCKLMDYGKFKYESAMKAREARKNQAHTVIKEMKLRPKIDPHDYDTKKGHVVRFLKQGDKVKITIMFRGREQSRPELGYRLLQRLASDVEDLGFVESSPKQDGRNMIMVLGPHKKKTEAMAEAREAQAARKAERQGLSAQADESAQDEAVAEAPVAEAVAEEHPAEA from the coding sequence GTGTGGTGCTACCGAGGAGGATCCATCAGCGCCGAGCCCCGCATCAACGACCGGATTCGCGTGCCCGAGGTGCGACTTGTCGGCCCCAGTGGCGAGCAGGTCGGAATCGTTCCGCTTGCCAAGGCCCTGGAGCTCGCACAGGAGTACGACCTCGACCTGGTCGAGGTGGCGGCGACCGCCCGTCCGCCCGTGTGCAAGCTCATGGACTACGGGAAGTTCAAGTACGAGTCGGCCATGAAGGCCCGTGAGGCGCGCAAGAACCAGGCGCACACGGTCATCAAGGAGATGAAGCTCCGGCCGAAGATCGACCCGCACGACTACGACACCAAAAAGGGTCACGTCGTCCGGTTCCTCAAGCAGGGCGACAAGGTCAAGATCACGATCATGTTCCGTGGTCGCGAGCAGTCCCGGCCGGAACTCGGCTACCGACTGCTCCAGCGCCTCGCTTCGGACGTGGAGGACCTCGGCTTCGTCGAGTCCAGCCCGAAGCAGGACGGCCGAAACATGATCATGGTTCTCGGTCCGCACAAGAAGAAGACCGAGGCGATGGCCGAAGCCCGCGAGGCCCAGGCGGCCCGCAAGGCGGAGCGTCAGGGTCTGTCGGCCCAGGCGGACGAGTCCGCCCAGGACGAGGCCGTTGCGGAGGCGCCCGTCGCTGAAGCCGTGGCCGAGGAACACCCCGCCGAGGCCTGA
- a CDS encoding TrmH family RNA methyltransferase, translating to MPTPELISPRSPRVAAARRLARRNFRGKERRFIAEGPQAVREAVEHRSDGEPTLIELFTTVEAAERYADIVTAALEAGARVHHADDEVLAEVSQTVTPQGIVGVCRFLDSPFEEILKAKPKLVAVLAHVRDPGNAGTVLRCADAAGADAVVLTDASVDLYNPKSVRASVGSLFHLPVAVGVPVEQAVQGLRDAGVRILAADGAGEDDLDAELDAGTMGGPTAWIFGNEAWGLPEETRALADAVVRVPIHGKAESLNLATAAAVCLYGSARAQRAAGGCRSVTSY from the coding sequence ATGCCCACCCCCGAGTTGATCTCCCCGCGTTCCCCGCGCGTCGCCGCCGCCCGCCGGCTCGCCCGGCGCAACTTCCGGGGCAAGGAACGCCGGTTCATCGCCGAGGGGCCGCAGGCCGTGCGCGAGGCCGTCGAGCACCGCAGCGACGGCGAGCCCACCCTCATCGAGCTGTTCACCACCGTCGAGGCCGCCGAGCGGTACGCGGACATCGTGACCGCCGCCCTCGAAGCGGGCGCCCGCGTCCACCACGCCGACGACGAGGTGCTCGCCGAGGTGTCGCAGACGGTCACCCCGCAGGGCATCGTCGGCGTCTGCCGCTTCCTGGACTCCCCGTTCGAGGAGATCCTCAAGGCGAAGCCGAAGCTCGTCGCCGTGCTCGCGCACGTCCGCGACCCCGGGAACGCGGGCACCGTGCTGCGCTGCGCGGACGCCGCCGGCGCCGACGCGGTCGTCCTCACCGACGCCTCCGTCGACCTCTACAACCCCAAGTCCGTGCGCGCGTCGGTCGGTTCGCTCTTCCACCTGCCGGTCGCCGTGGGCGTCCCGGTGGAGCAGGCCGTCCAGGGCCTGCGGGACGCGGGCGTGCGCATCCTGGCGGCCGACGGCGCGGGCGAGGACGACCTCGACGCCGAGCTCGACGCGGGGACCATGGGCGGGCCCACCGCGTGGATCTTCGGCAACGAGGCCTGGGGCCTGCCCGAGGAGACCCGCGCACTCGCGGACGCCGTGGTACGCGTGCCCATCCACGGCAAGGCCGAGAGCCTCAACCTCGCGACCGCCGCCGCCGTGTGTCTCTACGGCTCCGCCCGTGCGCAGCGAGCTGCGGGAGGGTGCCGCTCCGTGACCTCGTACTAG
- the mycP gene encoding type VII secretion-associated serine protease mycosin: MTKPALRLRRTAALASAAALTLLLTAAPARADGIRDRQWELGAMHTQQAWRTTKGKGITVAVLDTGVDAGHPDLAGQVLPGTDLIGFGAGQGSRDWARHGTAMAGIIAGHGHGAGNESGVLGIAPEARILPVRVILESTDPARKQARETKGGALADGIRWAADNGADVINLSLGDDSASAHPEPAEDAAIQYALGKGAVVVASAGNGGDQGDHISYPAAYPGVIAVAAVDRNGTHASFSTRRWYATVSAPGVDVVIADPDRKYYEGWGTSAASAFVSGAVALVRSVNPGLTPAQIKTLLADTARDAPQSGRDDARGYGMVDPAAALTAAAKLKPAGLRSQSTAYSKTYFGSGPNAPAADDSPADWLAPVSAGGGVLLLAAGVVLWRSTRVRTPREWL; the protein is encoded by the coding sequence ATGACGAAGCCCGCCCTCCGGCTGCGCCGCACCGCCGCACTCGCGTCGGCCGCTGCGCTCACCCTGCTGCTGACCGCGGCCCCGGCCCGCGCCGACGGCATCCGCGACCGCCAGTGGGAGCTCGGTGCGATGCACACCCAGCAGGCGTGGCGTACGACCAAGGGCAAGGGCATCACGGTGGCGGTCCTCGACACAGGCGTCGACGCCGGCCACCCCGACCTCGCCGGGCAGGTACTTCCCGGCACCGACCTCATCGGTTTCGGCGCGGGCCAGGGCAGCCGCGACTGGGCCCGGCACGGCACCGCCATGGCCGGCATCATCGCGGGCCACGGGCACGGCGCCGGAAACGAGTCCGGGGTGCTCGGCATCGCCCCCGAGGCCAGGATCCTCCCGGTCCGCGTCATCCTGGAATCCACCGACCCGGCCCGCAAACAGGCCCGCGAGACCAAGGGCGGCGCGCTGGCCGACGGCATCCGCTGGGCCGCCGACAACGGTGCCGACGTCATCAACCTCTCGCTCGGCGACGACAGCGCCTCCGCCCACCCCGAACCCGCCGAGGACGCAGCCATCCAGTACGCCCTCGGCAAGGGCGCCGTCGTGGTGGCCTCCGCGGGCAACGGCGGCGACCAGGGCGACCACATCTCCTACCCGGCCGCCTACCCCGGCGTCATCGCGGTGGCCGCCGTCGACCGGAACGGCACCCACGCCTCCTTCTCCACCCGCCGCTGGTACGCCACCGTCAGCGCCCCCGGCGTCGATGTCGTCATAGCGGACCCGGACCGCAAGTACTACGAGGGCTGGGGCACCAGCGCCGCCTCCGCGTTCGTCTCCGGCGCCGTCGCCCTCGTCCGTTCCGTGAACCCCGGGCTCACCCCGGCGCAGATCAAGACGTTGCTCGCCGACACCGCTCGGGACGCCCCCCAGAGCGGCCGCGACGACGCGCGCGGCTACGGCATGGTCGATCCGGCCGCGGCCCTCACCGCCGCCGCGAAGCTGAAGCCCGCCGGGCTGCGCTCGCAGTCCACGGCGTACTCCAAGACCTATTTCGGCAGCGGCCCCAACGCGCCCGCCGCCGACGACTCCCCGGCCGACTGGCTGGCCCCCGTCTCCGCGGGCGGTGGCGTCCTGCTGCTGGCCGCGGGCGTCGTCCTGTGGCGCTCCACCCGCGTCAGGACCCCGCGCGAGTGGCTCTGA
- a CDS encoding amino acid deaminase/aldolase produces the protein MTPRAADRARYDRATAHLDAPVAIVDLEAFDANADDLVHRAAGKPVRVASKSVRCRALLERVLARPGFAGLMSFTLAESLWLARAGFDDVLLAYPSADRASFAELTSDPKLTAAVTVMIDDPAQLDLVDRARERDDLEVRVCLELDTSLQLLGGRVRVGARRSPLRTPAQLADLARSVVRRPGFTLVGLMAYEGHVAGVGDAVAGRPVRSRAIRLMQAAARRELAARRGEVVRAVRAVAGDLEFVNGGGTGSVQHTAAEAAVTEVAAGSGLYVPRLFDNYTSFSGRPAALFAQPVVRRPGVGVVTVLGGGYPASGAPGADRLPVPYLPEGLRYDPQEGAGEVQTPLLGSPADDLLIGDKVWFRHAKAGELCERFDELQLVEGDRVTATVPTYRGEGRTFL, from the coding sequence ATGACACCCCGCGCCGCTGACCGCGCCCGGTACGACCGGGCGACCGCTCATCTCGACGCGCCCGTCGCGATCGTCGATCTGGAGGCGTTCGACGCCAACGCGGACGATCTGGTGCACCGGGCCGCCGGCAAGCCGGTCCGGGTGGCCAGCAAGTCGGTGCGGTGCCGCGCCCTGCTTGAACGGGTGCTCGCCCGGCCCGGTTTCGCCGGCCTGATGTCCTTCACGCTCGCCGAGTCGCTATGGCTGGCGCGGGCCGGGTTCGACGATGTCCTGCTGGCCTATCCGTCGGCTGACCGGGCCTCCTTCGCCGAGCTGACCTCGGACCCCAAGCTGACGGCGGCCGTCACCGTCATGATCGACGATCCGGCACAGCTCGACCTCGTGGACCGGGCGCGCGAGCGCGACGACCTGGAGGTACGGGTCTGCCTGGAACTGGACACCTCGCTCCAGCTCCTCGGCGGCCGGGTGCGCGTCGGCGCGCGCCGCTCCCCGCTGCGCACCCCGGCCCAACTCGCCGATCTGGCCCGCTCGGTGGTGCGGCGGCCGGGCTTCACGCTGGTGGGCCTGATGGCGTACGAGGGCCATGTGGCCGGGGTCGGGGACGCGGTGGCGGGGCGCCCGGTGCGCTCGCGCGCGATCCGGCTGATGCAGGCGGCGGCCCGCAGGGAGCTGGCGGCGCGGCGCGGCGAGGTGGTGCGCGCGGTGCGGGCGGTGGCGGGGGACCTGGAGTTCGTCAACGGCGGCGGCACGGGCAGCGTCCAGCACACGGCGGCCGAGGCCGCGGTGACCGAGGTCGCCGCGGGGTCGGGCCTGTACGTGCCGCGGCTCTTCGACAACTACACGTCGTTCAGCGGGCGTCCGGCGGCGCTGTTCGCCCAGCCGGTGGTGCGCCGGCCGGGGGTCGGGGTCGTCACGGTCCTGGGCGGCGGCTATCCGGCGTCCGGCGCGCCCGGCGCGGACCGCCTTCCGGTGCCGTACCTGCCGGAGGGGCTGCGCTACGACCCGCAGGAGGGCGCGGGAGAGGTGCAGACACCGCTGCTCGGCTCCCCCGCCGACGATCTGCTGATCGGCGACAAGGTGTGGTTCCGGCACGCGAAGGCGGGCGAACTGTGCGAGCGTTTCGATGAGTTGCAGCTCGTCGAGGGCGACCGGGTGACGGCGACCGTGCCGACGTACCGGGGCGAGGGCCGCACGTTCCTGTAG